A stretch of DNA from Acidobacteriota bacterium:
GCGGCGGACCGCCGAACGCATTTCGCTGAGTTCAAAGGTGGCCGTTTTATCGTTATCCTTCGGCATCACCATCTCGTAATTCGGGAAGTTGCCCGAAAGCTTTCGGGTGATCAGGAGCCTTCCGCCGGTCTCAAAATAGATGTGATTTTGATCCTCGCCAAATTGAACATCGCCGCCCGCATCGCGTGATATCTTGATCAGCTCGAGCAAGGCCTTTTTCGGGATGAGGACATCCATCTTTGCGTCCTCGCCGGTTTCCATCGCCCGTTCGATATAGGCCAGCCGATGGCCATCGGTCGTCACCATTTTGACGATGCCGTCGCCATAGATGAATTTTGCTCCTGAAAGCGTAAAGCGGCTCTGCTCGCTGGTGATCGCAAACGCGGTGCTTTGAACAAAATATTGAAACACATCGGCCGGGAGCGAAAGCGGCGCCGATTTGAAGATCGGTATCTCGGGATACTGTTCGCGGTTAACGCCCGCCAGGCGGAAGTTCGCTCGGCCGGCCTTCATCTGCACCCATTCGTTCTCTTCTTTTTTGAAGTGAACTTCGCCTTCCGACATCGTACGGACAAGGTCGAAAAGCTTGCGGGCCTGGACGCAGATCGCTCCGGGAGTTTTGATGTTCGCCTCGGCGTCGCAGCGGATGGTGACGTCAAGGTCGGTCCCGACTATCCGGATCGACCCTTCGCCGAGCGATTCGATCAAAATGTTTGATAGAACGGGAATGGTGTTCTTCCGCTCCACAACACCCTGGATATATCCGAGTTCTTCCTTGAGAACGCTTTGCTTGATTGAAAATTCCATAACTCGACCCTCGACCTTTTTTGTATTTCCGTGATTATAAACTACCCGCCACTATACTGCCCATTGTCCCTGCTGCGTTTAACTTCTGCTTTACTAAAATACTTAATTTATATTTTTAGATAGTAGTAGTATTGCCTGTGCAAATGTTGATAAAGAGCTAAAGTTCCTATGTTTACTGAGGTTCTTTGACCGTTGTAAAATGTGGAAAACTTGTGGAAAATTCCTTGATCGTGTTAAAAACCCGTTCGCGGCCGCCAATTTCCACCGCGTCCACAACCTGCTCCGGAGGGTCGCTGTGCAAAAGTGGAAAATCTTTTTCAAGTGCTGCAAATAAAAGGTTTACCGAGACAACGTCGCGAAACTTCATGTGGATATCTTCCGTCTTCTTCACCGCCTTGTCCTCCGCTAATTAGTTGCAAAGATTATCGATAAAGCCGCTGACCGTCTTGTGGAAATCACGATTCTCTTTTGCCATCGTGTCGATCTTGTCTACCGAGTGCATAACGGTCGTATGGTGCTTGCCGCCAAACTCGCGGCCGATCTCCGGATAGCTGTGTTTCGTCAGCCGCTTACAGAGATACATCGCCACCTGCCGCGGAAACGAGATCGCTCGGCTGTTGTTCTTTGACTTCATCTCATCGACCGAAAGCTTGTAGTGCGAGGCAACCATCCTTGCTATCCGGTCCATCGTTAGCCCCTCGGGCCGCTCGCTATCGATTATGTTTTTGAGCGCGTCCTGCGCGAGCATCTTCGTTATCGGAACGCCGCGGAGCGACGAGATGGCCACCAGCCGCACAAGCGAGCCCTCAAGCTCGCGGACGTTGCTGCGGATCTTGCTCGCAATGAAGATCGCTATCTCGTCATCCAGGTCAATGCCATCCATATCGGCCTTCCGCTTGAGAATGGCTACCTTTGTCTCGAGGTCCGGTGGCTCGATATCAGCGATCAAACCCCATTCAAAACGCGAATGCAGCCTTTCCTCGAGCGTCGGGATGTCCCGCGGCGGGCAATCGCTTGAGATGACGATCTGCTTTTGGTCGTTATGAAGCGTATTGAAAGTGTGAAAAAACTCTTCCTGTGTCCGCTCTTTACCGGCAAAGAACTGGACGTCGTCCATCAAGAGCACGTCGATCGAGCGATACTTCTCACGAAACGAGTGCGTCTTGTCATACCGGATCGCGTTGATCAGCTCATTCATGAACTTTTCACTTGTGATGTACGCAACGCGAGTATGGCGGTTGCTTTGCTTTATCGAATGGCCGATGGCGTGCATCAGGTGCGTTTTGCCGAGACCTGTGCCGCCATAGATGAACAGCGGGTTGTAAGCCTTTCCCGGAGTTTCGGCGACCGAAAGCGAGGCGGCATGGGCAAACTGGTTGCTCGAGCCGACGACGAACTTGTCGAATGTATATTTTGGATTGAGTGAATTTTCGACCGGTTCGATATCGACGAAATTGGTCGTCGTGCGAGCCGTGGTCGAGCGGGGCGAGCGTTCGAGCTCAAGGATAGCACCGGCGATCTGCTCTTCGGTCGCCGTTTCCGGCTCCGCATCGTCATCGGCGGCTTCCGATTCGCTAGGCTTGGTCGACCATTTGATCGAATACCCGTCTCGGCCGAGCGAGTTAAGGCAATGCTTGATCAGCTCCGTGTAATAGCGGTTGACCCAATCGGCCGTAACGTCGGAGGCTTCAAGTTCGACAAGCTTTGCTTCATCATCGAAGTCGAGAAATTGTATTGAACGAAACCAGGAATCGAAGATGTGGCGGTTGAGCCGAGCCTCGACCATCGCCAGAGCTTCGTTCCAAATTTCGGTTTTTGCCAAAAGATCAGACACTAAATGTGACTCCAAAAATTCGTCAATATTCCTTGCGGTATCGGCAGTACGCCGAAGGTTAAAGCATTGGGAGAAATAAGCCGCGAAAACTCTTTCGATAAAAGGCTTTTACCGTGCGTGCCGGAGCTTCGCATTCACCGTTTCTACAGTTTTTCCACAAAGTTTTCCACAGGACTGTGGAAATGAAACATAAACTTAAAGTGACACTTTAAGTTATTTGTTTTCAACTATTTACAAGGGTGAACTCGTTCGAAACGGGTGCCAGATTAACATAGGGAAACACCCATTGCAAACGAAAATCCACAGAAAATCGGAGTGGCCGATTTTTGCTTCTAAGCCCTTTTTTCTACAATGATTTGGAGCCAAATTGGGGCACATGCAAGGCCGAAAACGGACCCGAAAATGACCAAAAAAACGAAAAAAAATCTTCGTTCGGCAATAAAAAAGAAAGTATTCTCGATCGAAGAACTGACCGAGTTGACCCAGGGCGTGATCTACATCAGCGAAACCGACGCCGAGCTTGAACCGTTCCAGACGGAGGACAGCGAGCCGGAAATTCGGCCGCTCTCAAAAGCCACTTCGAAAGACATTGAAGAAATCTCGTTCGATAATTTTTTCAATCGCCTGTCCGCCAAAAAAGAATGGCACACGGCCGCTGACCGGAAGCGGACTGCGGCGTATTCGAAGATCAGAGAATACCTTGAGGATCACCTGACCGATCTGCACGTTGTGCGGACCGGACGGGTCCAGATAGAAATTCTTGTATTCGGTAAAGCGGAAGATGGCACAGTTGCGGGGTTCCGGACGCGGGCGGTTGAGACCTAATCGACCGAGTAATTGACCGTGGCCATGACATCTTCCTTACCGCTGCGGTTGTCTAGGATAAGAATATAATCACCGGGCCCGAGGGTCAGGTTCGTTTCCGCAGTCGAGAGATTGCGGATCGCTAATTCGGCCTTGAACTCTGCCCGTGCTTCCCACTTCGGCCTGTCCTCCGCTTTTATGACGAAAAGATCGACCTTGAGCTTTTCGTTCGGAGTCTCAAATGAACCGCGGAGCCGGGTTCGCCGATTCAATTCAAAAGGGAATTCCTGTGCAGTGCCTGGAGCGATCTGGACCTCACCGCCGGCGAAGTTTCCACTGGTAAAGGTCTTTTGCACAACAACGGGTTTCGGCGGTTCTTCGCGGTTAACGCGTACGATCTGCACGACCGCCAGAAATAGGATCGCGAGCACGGCGGTCGTCGCGAGAAGGTGGGTCCGCTCTTTGAGCAATATCGCCATGGCAGAATTTTAAGGCCAATTGTAGGAAATGAAAAAGCCCGAAATGCGGCTTTGCCTCCGCAGATCGGGCCCCTGTTTAGGTGAAGGGAGGAACGGTCTTCACCCTACATTTGCTTCACCTTGGAAGCACCGGTAGCGTTCTTGATCAGACTCGCCGGCTCGCCGGTGTAATAGATCTTGCTTGCTCCGCTGGCGGTGGCTTTCAGCTCGCCGGTTACCGAGACATTGACCTTGCAGGCACCGCTTGCCCGGACCTCAGCATTTGCGGCCTCAAGCTCGGTCGCTTCGATCTTTGCGGCACCGCTGACCCTGACCTTCAGCTCGCTGACATTGCCCCTCAGCTCGGCCTTGGAGGCTCCGCTCATATCGAGCTCGAACGGGCCTGAGAGTTCCGAAGCCGTGACCTTTGCCACGCCCGAACTTTGGATCTTTGCGATCGTCGGGTTCGATACTCGAACGACGAGCGTGCTCCTCGGCCGAATGCTTTCCTTGGTAGAGATGACAAGCATACCGTCGCGGACCTCGGTCGTGATCAGCGGAAGAAGGTTGTCATCCGCTTCGATCTCGACGCTCTGTTCGCGGCCGGCGACCGCCTCAACGCGGAAAATCCCGCTGACCTTGATGCCCTCAAAAGCCGCAACCGAACGCTGTTCAGAAACGACGTTGCCCCGAGCCGCGGACCCCATTACCAAAAGAAAAATTGACCAGTTTACCCGCCGAGACCTTGCCGAACGAGAACAGGCTGCCGATCACGACCCCGACCACCAGAGTTAAAATAAATATAAGAATTCCGATCTTTTTCACTGTAAAAATACCTCCAACCGCCTTGTGACAATTG
This window harbors:
- the dnaN gene encoding DNA polymerase III subunit beta, which translates into the protein MEFSIKQSVLKEELGYIQGVVERKNTIPVLSNILIESLGEGSIRIVGTDLDVTIRCDAEANIKTPGAICVQARKLFDLVRTMSEGEVHFKKEENEWVQMKAGRANFRLAGVNREQYPEIPIFKSAPLSLPADVFQYFVQSTAFAITSEQSRFTLSGAKFIYGDGIVKMVTTDGHRLAYIERAMETGEDAKMDVLIPKKALLELIKISRDAGGDVQFGEDQNHIYFETGGRLLITRKLSGNFPNYEMVMPKDNDKTATFELSEMRSAVRRIALMADERNRSVRLIVRDGEIEIVAQSSEEGEGHEVVPADYAGEECTIGFNHVYLQEYLNTVGALVGSGDAAAEEASDSATGNGEGSAAAPAREAKSPTRISFEFKDSNAATQMRIAGDSAYNYKYIVMPLRI
- the dnaA gene encoding chromosomal replication initiator protein DnaA; this encodes MVEARLNRHIFDSWFRSIQFLDFDDEAKLVELEASDVTADWVNRYYTELIKHCLNSLGRDGYSIKWSTKPSESEAADDDAEPETATEEQIAGAILELERSPRSTTARTTTNFVDIEPVENSLNPKYTFDKFVVGSSNQFAHAASLSVAETPGKAYNPLFIYGGTGLGKTHLMHAIGHSIKQSNRHTRVAYITSEKFMNELINAIRYDKTHSFREKYRSIDVLLMDDVQFFAGKERTQEEFFHTFNTLHNDQKQIVISSDCPPRDIPTLEERLHSRFEWGLIADIEPPDLETKVAILKRKADMDGIDLDDEIAIFIASKIRSNVRELEGSLVRLVAISSLRGVPITKMLAQDALKNIIDSERPEGLTMDRIARMVASHYKLSVDEMKSKNNSRAISFPRQVAMYLCKRLTKHSYPEIGREFGGKHHTTVMHSVDKIDTMAKENRDFHKTVSGFIDNLCN
- a CDS encoding nuclease A inhibitor family protein — translated: MTKKTKKNLRSAIKKKVFSIEELTELTQGVIYISETDAELEPFQTEDSEPEIRPLSKATSKDIEEISFDNFFNRLSAKKEWHTAADRKRTAAYSKIREYLEDHLTDLHVVRTGRVQIEILVFGKAEDGTVAGFRTRAVET
- a CDS encoding DUF2807 domain-containing protein, which gives rise to MGSAARGNVVSEQRSVAAFEGIKVSGIFRVEAVAGREQSVEIEADDNLLPLITTEVRDGMLVISTKESIRPRSTLVVRVSNPTIAKIQSSGVAKVTASELSGPFELDMSGASKAELRGNVSELKVRVSGAAKIEATELEAANAEVRASGACKVNVSVTGELKATASGASKIYYTGEPASLIKNATGASKVKQM